The Halosimplex litoreum genome has a window encoding:
- a CDS encoding NADP-dependent malic enzyme, with product MTLEEDSLEYHEADPPGKVEIRTTKSTSTQRDLSLAYSPGVAGPCRAIDEDPEAAYEYTSKGNLVGVVSDGSAVLGLGDIGPQASKPVMEGKGVLFKRFADIDVFDIEVDHTDPEEFVGAVAGMESTFGGINLEDIAAPKCFVIEERLRERMDIPVFHDDQHGTAIISGAALLNAAEIGDKDLASLEVTFAGAGAAAIATAEFYVSLGVRTENVTMVDIDGILTTERAEAGDLNEHNREFASDVPEGDLADAMAGADMLVGLSAGGIVDGEMVRSMAENPIVFAMANPEPEIGYEEAKTARDDTVIMATGRSDYPNQVNNVLGFPFLFRGALDVRATEIDEAMKVAAAEALADLAKRDVPDAVRRAYGDQPLQFGPEYIIPKPLDTRVLFEVAPAVAEAAVESGAARDALDPDAYVERLEARLGKSREMMRIVLNKAKSDPKRVALAEGANEKIIRAAHQMEEEGIAEPVLIGNRTTIERKVEGLNLAFEPAVVDPAAGEYEEYVDRLYELRQRKGMTRREAAETVRDGDHFASVMVERGDADAMLTGLTHHYPSALRPPLRVIGTEDGVDHAAGVYMLSFENRVVFVADATVNQDPDEATLAEVTRHAAGVARRFDVEPRAALLSYSDFGSVDNEGTRKPRNAARRLREDPAVDFPVDGEMQADTAVVEDLLVGDYEFADVDEPANVLVLPNLEAGNIVYKLLQRLGGAEAVGPMLAGMADPVHVLQRDDEVKDIVNLAAVATIDAQGSE from the coding sequence ATGACTCTCGAAGAGGATTCGCTGGAGTACCACGAGGCCGACCCGCCGGGGAAGGTCGAGATCCGGACGACGAAGTCGACGAGCACACAGCGCGATCTCAGCCTGGCGTACTCCCCGGGGGTCGCCGGCCCCTGTCGGGCGATCGACGAGGACCCCGAAGCGGCCTACGAGTACACGTCGAAGGGGAACCTCGTCGGCGTCGTCTCCGACGGGTCTGCCGTGTTGGGGCTGGGCGATATCGGCCCGCAGGCCTCGAAGCCGGTGATGGAAGGCAAGGGGGTGTTGTTCAAGCGCTTCGCCGACATCGACGTGTTCGACATCGAGGTCGACCACACCGATCCCGAGGAGTTCGTCGGCGCGGTGGCGGGGATGGAGTCGACGTTCGGCGGGATCAACCTGGAAGACATCGCGGCACCGAAGTGTTTCGTCATCGAGGAGCGGTTGCGCGAGCGAATGGATATCCCGGTCTTCCACGACGACCAGCACGGTACGGCCATCATCTCGGGGGCAGCGCTGCTCAACGCCGCGGAGATCGGCGACAAGGATCTGGCGTCGCTCGAAGTCACGTTCGCGGGCGCGGGCGCCGCGGCCATCGCGACGGCGGAGTTCTACGTCTCGCTGGGCGTCCGGACGGAGAACGTCACGATGGTCGATATCGACGGGATCTTGACGACCGAGCGGGCCGAGGCGGGCGACCTCAACGAGCACAACCGCGAGTTCGCCAGCGACGTGCCCGAGGGCGACCTGGCCGACGCGATGGCCGGCGCGGACATGCTCGTCGGCCTCTCGGCGGGCGGGATCGTCGACGGGGAGATGGTGCGGTCGATGGCCGAGAACCCGATCGTCTTCGCGATGGCCAACCCCGAGCCGGAGATCGGCTACGAGGAAGCGAAAACCGCCCGCGACGACACCGTCATCATGGCGACGGGGCGGTCGGACTACCCGAACCAGGTCAACAACGTACTGGGCTTTCCGTTCCTGTTCCGCGGTGCTCTGGACGTGCGGGCGACGGAGATCGACGAGGCGATGAAGGTCGCGGCGGCGGAGGCGCTGGCCGACCTGGCCAAACGGGACGTGCCAGACGCGGTCCGGCGGGCCTACGGCGACCAGCCGCTGCAGTTCGGCCCGGAGTACATCATCCCGAAGCCGCTGGATACGCGCGTGCTCTTCGAGGTGGCGCCCGCCGTCGCGGAGGCGGCCGTCGAGTCGGGGGCCGCGCGCGACGCGCTCGACCCCGACGCCTACGTCGAGCGGCTGGAGGCCAGGCTGGGCAAGTCCCGCGAGATGATGCGCATCGTCCTGAACAAGGCCAAGAGCGACCCCAAGCGGGTCGCGCTGGCGGAGGGGGCCAACGAGAAGATCATCCGCGCCGCCCACCAGATGGAAGAGGAGGGGATCGCCGAGCCGGTGCTGATCGGTAACCGGACCACGATCGAGCGGAAGGTCGAGGGGCTGAACCTGGCGTTCGAGCCGGCGGTCGTCGACCCGGCGGCGGGCGAGTACGAGGAGTACGTCGACCGGCTCTACGAGCTGCGCCAGCGGAAGGGGATGACCCGCCGGGAGGCCGCCGAGACCGTCCGCGACGGCGACCACTTCGCGTCGGTGATGGTCGAGCGCGGCGACGCCGACGCGATGCTGACCGGACTCACCCATCACTACCCCTCCGCGCTGCGCCCGCCGCTGCGAGTCATCGGCACCGAAGACGGCGTCGACCACGCCGCGGGGGTGTACATGCTCTCCTTCGAGAACCGCGTCGTCTTCGTCGCGGACGCGACGGTCAACCAGGACCCCGACGAGGCGACGCTGGCGGAAGTGACGCGCCACGCTGCAGGGGTCGCCCGCCGGTTCGACGTGGAGCCGCGGGCGGCGCTGCTGTCGTACTCGGACTTCGGGAGCGTCGACAACGAGGGCACCCGCAAACCGCGGAACGCGGCGCGGCGGCTCCGCGAGGATCCCGCCGTGGACTTCCCGGTCGACGGAGAGATGCAGGCCGACACCGCGGTCGTCGAGGATCTGTTGGTCGGCGACTACGAGTTCGCCGACGTCGACGAGCCGGCGAACGTGCTCGTCCTCCCGAACCTCGAAGCGGGGAACATCGTCTACAAGCTCCTCCAGCGCCTCGGCGGCGCGGAGGCCGTCGGGCCGATGCTCGCCGGGATGGCCGACCCCGTCCACGTCCTCCAGCGCGACGACGAGGTGAAAGACATCGTGAATCTGGCCGCTGTCGCGACGATCGACGCGCAGGGGTCGGAGTAG
- a CDS encoding amidohydrolase family protein has product MRLVDTHTHAWGQDTADLPWYSADLPPEWSGPYTHADLIGGMDAAAVDESVLLPTSIYGRGERANEYTLRALEAHPDRLWGVGVAEYDADGDTLREHVRRVTGHERMLGLRFHACFEYGQTPGAMDRSTEWVAGEDLDPLYDELAARDAAAFVLAKPDQLSMLADLVERHPAVPFVVEHMAWPDVDSEPDESPWADFEVLAEHDNAYVKVSSIPRTSDEPWPYEDVEGYVTNLLSWFGPERLLLGSDYPWLDDWGSYEECLSWVEEADYLSARDLTWLSHRTFDRLRG; this is encoded by the coding sequence ATGCGCCTCGTAGACACGCACACGCACGCCTGGGGGCAGGACACGGCAGACCTCCCGTGGTACAGCGCCGACTTGCCCCCCGAGTGGTCCGGGCCGTACACGCACGCGGATCTGATCGGTGGGATGGACGCGGCAGCCGTCGACGAGAGCGTCTTGCTTCCGACCTCGATCTACGGTCGGGGTGAGCGAGCGAACGAGTACACGCTCCGTGCGCTCGAAGCTCACCCCGACCGGCTCTGGGGGGTCGGTGTCGCCGAGTACGACGCCGACGGTGACACGCTCCGGGAGCACGTCCGTCGCGTCACCGGCCACGAGCGGATGCTCGGCCTGCGCTTTCACGCCTGCTTCGAGTACGGGCAGACGCCGGGGGCGATGGACCGCTCTACCGAGTGGGTCGCGGGCGAGGATCTCGACCCGTTGTACGACGAACTCGCCGCTCGGGACGCGGCGGCGTTCGTCCTGGCCAAGCCCGACCAGCTGTCGATGCTCGCAGACCTGGTCGAGCGTCATCCGGCGGTGCCGTTCGTCGTCGAGCACATGGCGTGGCCCGACGTGGACTCCGAGCCCGACGAGTCGCCGTGGGCCGACTTCGAGGTACTCGCCGAACACGACAACGCGTACGTGAAAGTGAGCTCGATCCCGCGCACGTCGGACGAGCCGTGGCCTTACGAGGACGTCGAGGGCTACGTCACCAACTTGCTCTCGTGGTTCGGCCCGGAGCGACTGCTGCTGGGTTCGGACTACCCGTGGCTGGACGACTGGGGGAGCTACGAGGAGTGTCTCTCGTGGGTCGAGGAAGCCGACTATCTCTCGGCGCGCGACCTGACGTGGCTCTCTCACCGGACGTTCGACCGGCTTCGAGGGTGA
- a CDS encoding NAD(P)-dependent oxidoreductase: MPTVGVIGVGYIGKRFLDRLADTDYDTVAYDVDASQVEAAQERGAAAAESPADATRRSEFVVLALPGTPEVEAVMEAEDGVLGALSAGQTVVDVTTTHPDTSRECEQWCEDRGVAFVEAPITRAAPRDGAHMMVGGTEAAYGSARDLIESLSDDHLHVGAVGRATILKLALQMRYAGRTALDAEIVEFTRDNGVDPAHLRDFFGMDVSERLLDREFEQGIEGLGGLAIWDKDLGYARDVARETGTALPINAAVHEAYKATVRRAGSDEAHAATLLRYWELLNDAGERAFQPAEDEG; encoded by the coding sequence ATGCCCACAGTCGGAGTGATCGGCGTCGGCTACATCGGCAAGAGGTTTCTCGACCGGCTGGCCGACACCGACTACGACACAGTCGCCTACGACGTGGACGCATCGCAGGTCGAAGCCGCCCAGGAACGTGGAGCGGCCGCGGCCGAGAGCCCCGCGGACGCGACGCGTCGCTCGGAGTTCGTCGTCCTCGCGCTCCCCGGGACGCCGGAAGTCGAGGCCGTGATGGAGGCCGAAGACGGCGTCCTCGGCGCGCTCTCGGCGGGCCAGACCGTCGTCGATGTCACGACGACGCACCCGGACACGTCGAGGGAGTGCGAACAGTGGTGCGAGGACCGGGGCGTCGCGTTCGTCGAGGCGCCGATCACCCGCGCGGCGCCGCGCGACGGCGCGCACATGATGGTCGGCGGGACGGAGGCGGCCTACGGGTCGGCCCGCGACCTGATCGAGTCCCTGAGCGACGACCACCTCCACGTGGGCGCGGTCGGACGGGCGACTATCCTGAAGCTCGCCCTCCAGATGCGCTACGCTGGCCGGACCGCGCTGGACGCGGAGATCGTCGAGTTCACGCGGGACAACGGCGTCGACCCCGCGCACCTCCGCGACTTCTTCGGTATGGACGTCTCCGAACGCCTCCTCGACAGGGAGTTCGAACAGGGGATCGAGGGGCTGGGCGGACTCGCGATCTGGGACAAGGACCTCGGCTACGCCCGCGACGTGGCCCGCGAAACCGGGACCGCGCTCCCGATCAACGCGGCCGTTCACGAGGCCTACAAGGCGACCGTCCGCCGGGCCGGTTCCGACGAGGCCCACGCGGCGACGCTCCTGCGGTACTGGGAACTGCTCAACGACGCCGGCGAACGGGCGTTCCAGCCCGCCGAAGACGAGGGGTGA
- a CDS encoding helix-turn-helix transcriptional regulator translates to MQQWLGGDAIGGVLAAGAGTARATDARGWLPVSAVAKPPTSILQSASSGDVGGMMVAAVVLVVLGLGGVAAWHTGIPSFPSTGGSSESESATEPDGPATAESPPEPDPAAEPKSQSDEPAGRTDRELIIDILESNEGRMKQARIVDETGWSKSKVSMLLSEMAEEEAISKLRVGRENIISLSGNEPEAAGSPFDDE, encoded by the coding sequence ATGCAGCAGTGGCTGGGCGGCGACGCTATCGGGGGAGTACTGGCGGCCGGGGCGGGGACAGCGCGAGCGACCGACGCGCGCGGATGGCTCCCCGTTTCGGCCGTCGCCAAGCCACCGACGAGCATCCTACAGTCGGCGAGTTCGGGGGACGTCGGCGGTATGATGGTCGCCGCCGTGGTGCTCGTCGTTCTCGGACTCGGCGGCGTCGCTGCCTGGCACACCGGGATCCCGTCGTTTCCCTCGACCGGCGGCAGCTCGGAAAGCGAGTCCGCGACCGAGCCCGACGGCCCGGCGACGGCCGAGAGCCCCCCCGAACCGGATCCGGCGGCCGAGCCGAAATCCCAATCTGACGAGCCCGCCGGGAGGACCGACCGGGAACTCATCATCGACATCCTCGAATCGAACGAGGGGCGGATGAAACAGGCCCGGATCGTCGACGAGACCGGGTGGTCGAAGTCGAAGGTCAGCATGCTCCTCTCCGAGATGGCGGAAGAAGAAGCGATCAGCAAGCTCCGCGTCGGCCGGGAGAACATCATCAGCCTCAGTGGGAACGAACCGGAAGCGGCCGGCTCGCCGTTCGACGACGAGTGA
- a CDS encoding sugar phosphate isomerase/epimerase family protein, producing MRLGGPVFADYETPEEWIDALDDLGYGAAYSPVDPGADPETVRGYREAAAAADVVIAEVGAWGVNPVAPDPDEREAAIAHCARHLELADDVGANCAVNVAGSRGDSWAGPHPENFDERTFELVVESVREIVDTADPDGASYALEAMPAMVPDSVESYRRLLDAVDREAFAVHFDPVNLVASPRRYADTAGLIERFVDAFGEAIQCVHLKDVAMGSDPLVHLSEVPPGEGNLDYHALLRTLDGLDDDLPVMLEHLDGPEEYERAAEHVRRVADEVGVSV from the coding sequence ATGCGACTCGGAGGACCGGTCTTCGCCGACTACGAGACACCGGAGGAGTGGATCGACGCGTTGGACGACCTCGGCTACGGGGCGGCGTATTCTCCCGTCGACCCGGGCGCAGACCCCGAGACCGTCCGCGGCTACCGCGAGGCGGCCGCTGCCGCGGACGTGGTGATCGCCGAGGTCGGCGCCTGGGGCGTGAATCCGGTCGCCCCCGACCCCGACGAGCGCGAGGCGGCGATCGCACACTGTGCTCGCCACCTCGAACTCGCCGACGACGTGGGCGCGAACTGCGCGGTCAACGTCGCCGGCTCCCGCGGCGACTCGTGGGCCGGTCCCCATCCCGAGAACTTCGACGAGCGGACGTTCGAGCTGGTCGTCGAATCGGTACGGGAGATCGTCGACACCGCCGACCCCGACGGCGCCAGCTACGCGCTCGAAGCGATGCCGGCGATGGTGCCCGACTCCGTCGAGAGCTACCGCCGTCTGCTGGACGCGGTCGACCGCGAGGCCTTCGCCGTTCACTTCGACCCGGTGAACCTGGTCGCCTCCCCCCGCAGGTACGCCGATACCGCGGGCCTGATCGAGCGGTTCGTCGATGCGTTCGGTGAGGCGATCCAGTGCGTCCACCTGAAGGACGTGGCGATGGGGAGCGACCCGCTCGTCCACCTCTCGGAGGTTCCCCCCGGCGAGGGGAATCTGGACTACCACGCGCTGCTGCGAACGCTCGACGGCCTCGACGACGACCTGCCGGTGATGCTCGAACACCTCGACGGTCCCGAGGAGTACGAACGGGCGGCCGAGCACGTCCGGCGCGTGGCCGACGAAGTCGGCGTGTCGGTCTGA
- a CDS encoding helix-turn-helix domain-containing protein codes for MPRATLEITVPDSVWIGELSREYPDAQFEILTVFPKAEGGVALAEIAADAVEEVVLAMDDYEAVTNTDFLQRTAETALVQFETSNPVLLLPVRNAGTPLELPFTVVDGRVEWEVTAPRDRLSSLGDQLRQFGIEFEVLAVRQKMATDRLLTPKQLRLVRTAVEEGYYDTPRECTLTELADESDIAKSTCSETLHRAEEKIVKEFVDETAPADERTPAMRA; via the coding sequence ATGCCGCGGGCCACCCTTGAGATCACCGTGCCGGACTCGGTGTGGATCGGCGAGTTGTCGCGCGAGTACCCGGACGCACAGTTCGAGATCCTCACCGTCTTCCCGAAGGCCGAGGGCGGCGTCGCCCTGGCGGAGATCGCCGCCGACGCCGTCGAGGAGGTCGTGCTGGCGATGGACGACTACGAGGCGGTGACGAACACGGACTTCCTCCAGCGGACGGCGGAGACGGCGCTGGTGCAGTTCGAGACCTCCAACCCGGTCCTCCTGCTGCCGGTGCGCAACGCCGGGACGCCGCTGGAACTCCCCTTCACCGTCGTCGACGGGCGGGTCGAGTGGGAGGTCACCGCGCCTCGGGACCGCCTGTCCTCGCTGGGTGACCAGCTCCGGCAGTTCGGGATCGAGTTCGAGGTGTTGGCCGTCCGCCAGAAGATGGCGACCGATCGACTGCTCACGCCCAAACAGCTCCGGCTCGTCCGGACCGCGGTGGAGGAGGGGTACTACGACACGCCCCGGGAGTGTACGCTCACCGAGCTGGCCGACGAGTCCGACATCGCCAAGTCGACCTGCAGCGAGACGCTCCACCGCGCCGAGGAGAAGATCGTCAAGGAGTTCGTCGACGAGACCGCCCCCGCCGATGAGCGCACGCCCGCGATGCGGGCCTGA
- the aglG gene encoding glucosyl-dolichyl phosphate glucuronosyltransferase, with product MRVSVVLCEHTMDRYDAVVEAARSVLGQTYDDVELVFVSDGNPEVFERFEADFGHRENVFTRCNDENRGLLVSRNNGAEAASGDVVAFLDDDAVAHPEWIERLVTAYDEHDAVAAGGRMDPIWVDDPVDFLPAEFYFLVGATYRGFGDGRDTPAEVRNTNGSNISFRREVFLDLGGFDDGIGGRKGDKNLQGGETEVCARLREEYGEGVRYVPDAEVGHKVFAYRTEPKWLLDRAFWQGYSKRGMQQFVPGSAAEEGDFLGKILGEYLPGRFGGLVRDPDLTAAKQLVWLLVLTGVVGFGYLYGIYKWR from the coding sequence ATGCGCGTCTCCGTCGTGCTCTGCGAGCACACGATGGACCGCTACGACGCGGTCGTCGAGGCCGCTCGTAGCGTCCTCGGCCAGACCTACGACGACGTGGAACTGGTCTTCGTCAGCGACGGCAACCCCGAGGTCTTCGAGCGGTTCGAAGCGGATTTCGGCCACCGAGAGAACGTCTTCACTCGCTGCAACGACGAGAACCGCGGCCTGCTCGTCAGCCGGAACAACGGCGCGGAGGCCGCCAGCGGCGACGTGGTCGCGTTCCTCGACGACGACGCCGTGGCCCATCCGGAGTGGATCGAACGGCTCGTCACCGCCTACGACGAGCACGACGCGGTTGCGGCCGGCGGCCGGATGGACCCCATCTGGGTCGACGACCCCGTGGACTTCCTCCCGGCGGAGTTCTACTTTCTCGTCGGCGCCACCTACCGCGGGTTCGGCGACGGCCGCGACACTCCCGCGGAGGTCCGCAACACGAACGGATCGAACATCTCCTTCCGGCGGGAAGTGTTCCTCGACCTGGGCGGGTTCGACGACGGGATCGGCGGGCGGAAGGGAGACAAGAACCTCCAGGGCGGTGAGACGGAGGTCTGCGCCCGGTTACGCGAGGAGTACGGCGAGGGCGTCCGGTACGTTCCCGACGCCGAGGTCGGCCACAAGGTGTTCGCCTACCGCACCGAACCGAAGTGGCTGCTCGACCGGGCGTTCTGGCAGGGTTACTCCAAGCGCGGTATGCAGCAGTTCGTCCCCGGTTCGGCGGCGGAGGAGGGCGACTTCCTCGGGAAGATCCTCGGCGAGTATCTCCCCGGACGGTTCGGGGGCCTCGTCCGCGACCCCGACCTCACGGCCGCCAAACAACTCGTCTGGCTCCTCGTCCTGACGGGCGTCGTCGGTTTCGGCTACCTCTACGGGATATACAAGTGGCGCTGA
- a CDS encoding oligosaccharyl transferase, archaeosortase A system-associated produces MSQWRGQIQNIDEPGDLAEVVGEYYHIPAIVALLGFMLWSRVRDWQEFLIDGTVFFSGNDPWYHYRMVKYTVQHWPETSPFDPWTQFPLGTHSSQFGTVMDQLVATAALVVGLGNPSDHTVRLVVLFAPAVFGTLVAIPTYFLGKRLAGKFAGVFAVAVLALAGSTFAQRGTVGFYDHHVAEALFMTTAVLATMVAVSVAEEEKPVWELFRARDVAALRRPVGWSLVAGAAVAIYLWTWAPGVFLVGILGVFFMVEICSEYAHGESPEHVAITGALTLSTAGVLSLAVMENAGIGATSYSLLQPMLAFGVAAGCVFLAWFAREWESRDLANYQYPAAVGGILVVLAGAMALLLPDLWGFLTNQITRVVGLTVTDTAQTVGEAQSLPFGELFPRYGFTVFIALLGVAYVAVRQFYDRPRAEMTLVSVWTVFLLLATLTQQRFDYYLAIAVATMSAMVLGELARFSGLSAPDTDIETYQLLTIGAIVLVVFAPLVYPTPLAMQMTSAPNGPGQAQPAWNETLGWMQTNAPDQGTYGGADNAEEVPYYGTFENTEDFDYPEGYYGTLSWWDYGHWITVMGEQMPTANPFQQGANQAANFLLSTDESHASEVMTDLSEDDAQSRFVTVDWKMAETTTSYQRAGAGPLRIGGKYFAPFAFYSDGNISQNDYYRPLYYQTGQQDRVQYRIFQRHQQAYYNSTAVRLYRFHGSASEPAPVVLDWEIEDIQGQQVPISNGTRRFGSMAEAREYVESDPTSQIGGFGSYPEERVPALEHYRMVQGSNTTSTESVRKQLALRKEAEGAFQTSLRQPGVLGALQPKSSNWVKAFERVPGGTIEGEGPANATVTAAVEMQVPSTNSTFVYRQEARTGDDGTFEMTVPYSTTGYGEWTTEEGYTEPSVTANTSYQLRTDAVTNDTHAFRYRGTVDVTEGQVLGEDESASTVTLEKGQEQALQNGQSDDETTGNETTDDGSADDGTANDGTSGDTSTSDTATATATPSDTGTATDTGTDTATDTGTATGTDSATNGSTGSALVDPSAPATLIALLGGGLLSVVGLTKRD; encoded by the coding sequence ATGAGTCAGTGGCGTGGTCAGATCCAAAATATCGACGAACCCGGTGATCTCGCCGAGGTTGTGGGTGAGTACTACCACATCCCGGCGATCGTCGCCCTCCTCGGGTTCATGCTGTGGAGTCGCGTTCGCGATTGGCAAGAGTTCCTGATAGACGGAACGGTGTTCTTCAGCGGGAACGACCCGTGGTACCACTACCGGATGGTCAAGTACACGGTCCAGCACTGGCCGGAGACCAGTCCGTTCGACCCCTGGACACAGTTCCCGCTGGGGACCCACTCCAGCCAGTTCGGTACCGTGATGGACCAGCTGGTCGCTACGGCCGCGCTCGTGGTCGGGCTCGGGAACCCGAGCGACCACACCGTCCGGCTGGTCGTCCTGTTCGCACCGGCCGTCTTCGGCACGCTGGTGGCGATCCCGACGTACTTCCTGGGGAAGCGACTGGCCGGGAAGTTCGCCGGTGTGTTCGCCGTCGCGGTCCTCGCGCTCGCGGGGAGCACGTTCGCCCAGCGCGGAACCGTCGGCTTCTACGACCACCACGTCGCCGAGGCGCTGTTCATGACCACGGCGGTCCTCGCGACGATGGTCGCCGTCTCCGTCGCCGAGGAGGAGAAGCCGGTCTGGGAGCTGTTCCGGGCGCGTGACGTCGCCGCCCTGCGCCGCCCCGTCGGCTGGTCGCTGGTCGCCGGCGCCGCCGTCGCCATCTATCTCTGGACCTGGGCACCGGGCGTCTTCCTCGTCGGGATCCTCGGTGTGTTCTTCATGGTCGAGATCTGCTCGGAGTACGCGCACGGCGAGAGTCCGGAGCACGTCGCCATCACCGGCGCGCTGACGCTGTCGACTGCAGGCGTCCTGAGCCTCGCCGTCATGGAGAACGCCGGTATCGGCGCGACGAGCTACAGTCTGTTGCAGCCGATGCTCGCCTTCGGCGTCGCCGCGGGCTGTGTCTTCCTCGCGTGGTTCGCACGCGAGTGGGAGTCCCGGGACCTGGCCAACTACCAGTACCCCGCCGCGGTCGGCGGCATCCTCGTCGTGCTGGCCGGTGCGATGGCGCTCCTGCTTCCCGACCTGTGGGGCTTCTTGACCAACCAGATCACCCGCGTCGTCGGGCTCACGGTCACCGATACCGCACAGACCGTCGGTGAGGCCCAGTCGCTGCCGTTCGGCGAACTGTTCCCCCGGTACGGCTTCACGGTGTTCATCGCGCTGCTCGGCGTCGCTTACGTCGCGGTTCGGCAGTTCTACGACAGGCCCCGCGCCGAGATGACGCTCGTCTCCGTCTGGACCGTCTTCCTGCTGCTGGCGACGCTGACCCAGCAGCGTTTCGACTACTACCTCGCCATCGCCGTCGCGACGATGTCGGCGATGGTCCTCGGCGAACTCGCGCGGTTCTCCGGGCTCTCGGCGCCCGACACGGACATCGAGACGTATCAGCTGTTGACGATAGGCGCCATCGTCCTCGTGGTGTTCGCCCCGCTGGTCTACCCGACGCCCCTCGCGATGCAGATGACATCCGCGCCGAACGGGCCCGGGCAGGCCCAGCCGGCCTGGAACGAGACGCTCGGCTGGATGCAGACGAACGCGCCCGACCAGGGTACCTACGGCGGCGCCGACAACGCCGAGGAGGTCCCCTACTACGGCACCTTCGAGAACACCGAGGACTTCGACTACCCCGAGGGGTACTACGGGACGCTCTCGTGGTGGGACTACGGCCACTGGATCACGGTGATGGGCGAGCAGATGCCGACCGCCAACCCGTTCCAGCAGGGGGCCAACCAGGCGGCGAACTTCCTGCTATCGACCGACGAATCACACGCCAGCGAGGTCATGACCGACCTCAGCGAGGACGACGCCCAGAGCCGCTTCGTCACGGTCGACTGGAAGATGGCCGAGACCACGACCTCCTACCAGCGTGCCGGCGCGGGCCCGCTTCGGATCGGCGGGAAGTACTTCGCGCCGTTCGCGTTCTACTCCGACGGGAACATCTCTCAGAACGACTACTACCGCCCGCTCTACTACCAGACGGGCCAGCAGGACCGCGTGCAGTACCGGATCTTCCAGCGCCACCAGCAGGCGTACTACAACTCCACGGCGGTCCGGCTGTACCGGTTCCACGGCAGCGCGAGCGAGCCGGCGCCGGTCGTCCTCGACTGGGAAATCGAGGATATTCAGGGACAGCAGGTCCCGATCAGCAACGGAACCCGCCGCTTCGGTTCGATGGCCGAGGCCCGCGAGTACGTCGAGAGCGACCCGACCTCGCAGATCGGCGGGTTCGGGAGCTACCCCGAGGAACGCGTCCCGGCGCTCGAACACTACCGGATGGTTCAGGGCAGTAACACGACTTCGACCGAGTCGGTCCGCAAACAGCTGGCACTCCGGAAAGAGGCCGAGGGCGCCTTCCAGACCTCGCTCCGCCAGCCCGGCGTGCTCGGCGCGCTCCAGCCGAAGAGCTCGAATTGGGTGAAGGCCTTCGAGCGCGTCCCCGGTGGGACCATCGAGGGCGAGGGGCCCGCGAACGCGACGGTCACCGCGGCCGTCGAGATGCAGGTCCCCTCGACGAACTCGACGTTCGTCTACCGCCAGGAGGCCCGGACCGGCGACGACGGGACGTTCGAGATGACGGTCCCGTACTCGACGACCGGCTACGGCGAGTGGACCACCGAGGAGGGGTACACGGAGCCGAGCGTCACCGCGAACACCTCCTACCAGCTCCGGACCGACGCGGTCACTAACGACACGCACGCGTTCCGCTACCGCGGAACGGTCGACGTGACCGAGGGACAGGTCCTCGGTGAAGACGAGTCCGCGTCGACGGTAACGCTCGAGAAGGGCCAGGAGCAGGCGCTCCAGAACGGCCAGTCCGACGACGAGACGACTGGCAACGAGACGACTGACGACGGGAGCGCCGACGACGGCACCGCGAACGACGGGACGAGCGGCGACACGTCCACCTCCGACACTGCGACCGCCACTGCGACTCCGTCGGATACCGGGACTGCGACCGACACCGGCACCGACACTGCGACTGACACCGGCACCGCGACCGGCACCGATAGCGCGACGAACGGCTCGACCGGCTCCGCACTCGTCGACCCCTCGGCGCCGGCGACGCTTATCGCGTTGCTGGGCGGCGGATTGCTCTCGGTCGTCGGCCTGACGAAGCGCGACTGA